One window of Eublepharis macularius isolate TG4126 chromosome 17, MPM_Emac_v1.0, whole genome shotgun sequence genomic DNA carries:
- the RHBDD2 gene encoding rhomboid domain-containing protein 2 encodes MERIPVATCLTVLLSLLVSGPGLLRRGEEVAPEDSALSLRPEALWEWQVHRLVTYIFVYEDVISLVCGVVIIWYFASGFEKNMGTVKHCFCTVAFAISSALLYILLRAIVSRFLETEDAKGFMPVAFAMLGVSITRSRMKRTMLFGFYFSMLLIPWLLLCVSCLIPHSSPLGNISGLVIGEIYGYGYCFGLDLPESAVSRLDQKFPFRLLKRIKGLKYVPGSLAERRASQSRKLNPVPGSYPTQSYHSSPPSAVPIIQMHPNAHALGSRPQYPLGHPNAPVPNPATGAFGELYIQHHFHTPAGSSFSSPFSQHLGVPEVPKMTDHTVSGIHQTATFPTTGAVSGTADFCRVHVG; translated from the exons ATGGAGCGGATCCCTGTGGCGACCTGCCTCACTGTGTTGCTTTCCTTGCTGGTCTCCGGACCGGGGCTGCTGCGGAGGGGCGAAGAAGTGGCGCCCGAAGACTCTGCCCTCTCCCTGCGGCCTGAGGCCTTGTGGGAGTGGCAAG TTCATAGGCTGGTGACATACATCTTTGTATATGAGGATGTGATCTCCTTGGTGTGTGGTGTTGTCATCATTTGGTACTTTGCCAGTGGCTTTGAGAAGAACATGGGTACTGTGAAACACTGCTTCTGCACTGTGGCCTTTGCCATTTCCTCAGCCCTGTTGTACATATTGCTCCGGGCCATTGTATCTAGATTCCTGGAAACAGAAGATGCCAAAGGATTCATGCCTGTGGCTTTTGCTATGCTTGGTGTCTCCATCACCCGCTCCCGAATGAAAAGGACAATGCTCTTTGGATTCTACTTCTCTATGTTGCTTATACCATGGCTCCTGCTTTGTGTGTCGTGCCTTATTCCACACTCCTCTCCCCTGGGGAATATCTCTGGCCTCGTAATTGGGGAAATCT ATGGCTACGGCTACTGTTTTGGCTTGGATCTGCCTGAATCAGCGGTCTCTCGGCTGGACCAGAAGTTCCCTTTCCGACTACTGAAGAGAATAAAAGGACTGAAGTATGTTCCAGGGTCTCTGGCTGAAAGAAGAGCTTCTCAGAGTAGAAA GCTGAATCCAGTGCCAGGGTCATATCCCACTCAGAGCTATCACAGTTCTCCTCCTTCCGCCGTGCCCATCATTCAAATGCACCCTAACGCTCATGCCTTGGGATCACGGCCACAGTACCCACTGGGTCACCCAAATGCACCTGTGCCGAACCCAGCCACTGGAGCCTTCGGAGAGTTGTACATCCAGCACCACTTTCACACTCCTGCAGGgtcctccttttcctcccccttttctcaGCATCTGGGAGTGCCAGAAGTGCCTAAGATGACAGATCATACAGTATCCGGAATCCACCAAACGGCAACATTTCCAACAACAGGAGCAGTTTCAGGAACTGCAGACTTTTGTCGGGTTCACGTTGGTTGa